The DNA window TGTTGAGGAAGTTCTTTATTTTTCCTGAATTTCCGCCATAGTTTTCGCCCGAACAGGATAACTCCTATAACAATTAAAATTGCGCAGATTCCGGCAATAACAGGAGCTGCCATCGCAAGAAATGCCATAATTCCTGCTCCGGCTGTTTCCGCAGTTCCGACGACGGAATTTCCCAAACCTCCCGTAGTTGCAGTAGACGCGGCGCGAAGTCCCGCAAATCCAGAACTGATGGTGGCCGCAGTTCCCCCTCCCGCAATTAAAGCTAAAGCCCACTGTGGAAAAGTTCCCAGATCTGCAAACTGACTGGCAAACAAAACAGAACCTGCAATCGTCGCCATCGGAACAGAAATCGTATCCAGCAAATGGTCTACAAAAGGAATGTAATAGGCTAAAATTTCTACAACCGTTGCAATTCCGGTGGTGATTAAAGTGGGAAGTCCCGAAAGCCATTCAAAATTTTCGCTCATGGGAATCCAGTGCATATAAGAAGCAAGACTTGCGGCAAACATCGGAAGAAATACTCTGAATCCGCTTGCTGCAGCCAGTCCGATACCTATAAATGCACTCAGGAGATAAGGTAAATAAGGAACGTTGTCTAACATATTAATTTTCAGATTGATTGTTTTCCCGAAGGTACAAAAAAATAAATTCTGAGAAATTTTCTGATAAAAATACTGTTGAATGAAATTCAACCTGAAAATTAAACGATAGAAAAGATTAAGACTTCTTCTGAGCCTGACAAAGTTTGATAAACTGCGCTTCTACATCCTGAAATTTTTCGGGCATTTCCGGAGAAGCCCAAAACATCATCGCCATTGTTTTATCGCCAAAAGCTTCTTTAAAAAGATCTTTATTCAGACGGTAACATTCTCTTAAAAGTCTTTTGATACGGTTTCTGTGAACCGCTTTTTTAAAATATTTTTTGGAAACCGAAACCGCAAATTTCGTGCTTTCAACAGGAGTTGTCGGTTTGTTTTTAAGAATAATGATTCTCAGATTCCCATTCGTTCTCCATTTACCTTTTTCGAAAAGTAAAGAGATCTCGGTATTTTTCTTGAGTTTTTCGGCTCTGGGATATCTGAAGTTTGTCATGTACGGACTGTAAAGATAGGATTTGTAAGATGGTTTTCCCACAGATTTTAAAAATTCAGGCAAAAAGATTTTTGATTGTCCTTAAAATCTGCGGGGAAAAATTAATTTTTCTTGGTTAAATAATTGATGACTTCCGCTGCGGCATACAACCCGAAAATTGCCGGAATAAAGCTGATGGTTCCGTAAAAAGACCTTTTGTAATTCGTTCCGTCCGTCATTTTTAAACTGTCGTCTTTTTGCAGCTCATCAGAAAAAACACATTTAAATCCTTTGTTTATTTTCTCTTTTCGAAGCCTTTTTCTTACCTGTTTTGCGAGATAGCAGTTCTGGGTTTTGCTGATGTCTTTCACCATCACTTTGCTCGGATCGGTTTTTCCTCCGGCTCCCATGGAACTTACAAGTTTTATTTTTCTCTTTTTTGCTGCTTTTATCAGACAAAGCTTAGGCGTTACACTGTCGATACAGTCCAGAACATAATCAAACTTTCCATTGTCAAGAATTTCGTCCATTCTTTCAGGATTCAGGAATTCGTTGATTTTGATGAGGTTAAGTTTTGGATTAATGTCTAACAATCTTTCAGCAACCACTTCAACTTTATGTTTTCCTACTGTGGAATGTAGAGCAGGCAACTGTCTGTTAATGTTTGTAATATCTACCGTGTCACCGTCTACAATCGTCATGTTTCCGACTCCGGCTCTTGCCAGAAATTCTGCTGCAAAAGAACCGACACCACCCAAACCGACAACAAGAACTGTTGCTTTATTCAACTTTTCCAAACCCTCCTCTTTTAAGAGAAGCTCCGTTCTTTCCAACCAGTATTTATCCATTTTTTATTGTCTCTAAATTTTCCGAAATCTGTTTGTTTAAATTTTCCAGCGAAATTCCCTTTATTTCAGATACTTTCTCATACAATTCTTCGATGCTCAAATCGTCATTGTCTGTTTCCAGAAAGATTTTATCTAAAGGAGTAATTTTCAAAGTATTTTGCAAAGATAAATTATAGAAAACCGCTTTTCCAAAACTCAGGTAAAAATTATTTTTCAGCAGATCTTCCGCAATCCTTTCTTTTTTATTAAAACCATGAATAATCATGGGCTGTTCTGCATATTTTTTAAAAGAAATCACTTCATAAAACTTCCGTACACAATGAATAATTATTGGCTTTTTAACCTCATTTGCAAACCTTATCTGTCTTAAAAAAACTTCTTCCTGAATTTTCTCTCCGGTTTCAGCGAAAGAATCCAGACCGCATTCACCGATTGCAAAACAGTTTTCAAAAATCATGTTTTTCATCCATTTAAACTGATTATCAAGATTATTCACATCAATATCTTTCGGATGAATGCCTATTGAATACGGAAAATCCGGCGGAATCTGTTCAATATCCAGATTGTAAATTCCGTTTGGCATATTTTTCTTATGATGATGAAAGTCAAAAAAATCCATTGATCAAAAATACTATTAATTTAGATTTAACGTAAATTTCTTAAACGAACGTTTATAAATTTGTTAAAAATTTCATAACTTTACTCAAAGTGCACTTCATGAAGAAAAAAT is part of the Chryseobacterium indicum genome and encodes:
- a CDS encoding tRNA threonylcarbamoyladenosine dehydratase; protein product: MDKYWLERTELLLKEEGLEKLNKATVLVVGLGGVGSFAAEFLARAGVGNMTIVDGDTVDITNINRQLPALHSTVGKHKVEVVAERLLDINPKLNLIKINEFLNPERMDEILDNGKFDYVLDCIDSVTPKLCLIKAAKKRKIKLVSSMGAGGKTDPSKVMVKDISKTQNCYLAKQVRKRLRKEKINKGFKCVFSDELQKDDSLKMTDGTNYKRSFYGTISFIPAIFGLYAAAEVINYLTKKN
- the rnpA gene encoding ribonuclease P protein component, producing MTNFRYPRAEKLKKNTEISLLFEKGKWRTNGNLRIIILKNKPTTPVESTKFAVSVSKKYFKKAVHRNRIKRLLRECYRLNKDLFKEAFGDKTMAMMFWASPEMPEKFQDVEAQFIKLCQAQKKS
- a CDS encoding DUF4126 domain-containing protein yields the protein MLDNVPYLPYLLSAFIGIGLAAASGFRVFLPMFAASLASYMHWIPMSENFEWLSGLPTLITTGIATVVEILAYYIPFVDHLLDTISVPMATIAGSVLFASQFADLGTFPQWALALIAGGGTAATISSGFAGLRAASTATTGGLGNSVVGTAETAGAGIMAFLAMAAPVIAGICAILIVIGVILFGRKLWRKFRKNKELPQQT
- a CDS encoding TatD family hydrolase, giving the protein MDFFDFHHHKKNMPNGIYNLDIEQIPPDFPYSIGIHPKDIDVNNLDNQFKWMKNMIFENCFAIGECGLDSFAETGEKIQEEVFLRQIRFANEVKKPIIIHCVRKFYEVISFKKYAEQPMIIHGFNKKERIAEDLLKNNFYLSFGKAVFYNLSLQNTLKITPLDKIFLETDNDDLSIEELYEKVSEIKGISLENLNKQISENLETIKNG